The genomic window AAGTACTTCACCCGGCTCTGCCCGTCGGCGTTGACCAGGACGCTGCGCGACGCGCCCTCGGAAGGCAGGAACGGCGTGTAGTCCACGCCCTGGTCCGCCTTCATGGACTGGCCGTCCTGTTCGGCCTCCTCGCGGAAGAGCGTATGCATGTAGAAGGCCATGTTGAAGGTGGTGGGGCTGTAGTCGCCGTCGTAGAGGACGCGCTCGAGCTCCTTGTTGAATTCGCCCATGGAAGGGAAGGCGGAGGGGTCCACCAGCAGCCGGTTCAGGAGGCCCGCGATCTCGGCCGGAAGGGGGCCGTCCTCCATGGCCGCCTTCAGCGTGGCGCGGGACAGCGCCGCGGGGATGGCTTCAGGCGCGGGGAGCTTCTCCAGGGTCAGCAGCTCGAAGAGCACGGCGCCCAGGGCGAAGAGGTCCTGCTGCAGCGGGCTCCTGGCTTCCGGCGCGCGGTAGGGGGCGAGTTCCTTTTCCAGCCCCTTGGCCTTGGGCAGGAGCCCCGCCAGGATGCCGGCGTAGGGCGCGTCGACGATCTGCGTGGCGCCTTCGAAGCTCACCCAGATGCTGTGGGGGCTCAGGGCGCCGTGGTGGAGATCCTTGGCGGCCAGCGCCATGAGGGACATGGCCAGGCCCTGGATCACGGAAAGGGAATGGTCCACCCCCAGGGGGATCTGCTCCTCGCGGGTCTTCCTCAGCACCTGCGCCAGGCTGCGCCCGGGCACGTAGTCGCAGACCACGTGGGGCGTCCTGCCGGGCTCGGCATGGTAGTTGGCGCCGAAGCCGCGGCTGCCGGCGAGGATTCCGGCCACCCGCGCGGCCTCCCCCATGCGGGCGCCGATGCCGGCGTCCACGAGCTCGTCGGTGAACGTCCGCAGCAGGTGGTGCTTCTCGAAGGCGCTGCCGGAAAGGGAGAGCCCGCGGTGGATCCTGCCGATGGGGTCGGCCGTGAGTTCACTGGAAAGCATGTACGAGCCGAGCCGGGTATACGAGGCCATTCCTGTCTCCATGGTGATGATAGGAAGATATCGAAAAGACTAGTCCCTGGCTATGCTTTCATCGCCGGGGGCGTCCCACTGGTCGCCGACGGCCCGCCACAACTGGATCCAGATATTGGCGGTGCCGTTGATCCCATTGGAATAGGAAAGCTGGAGCTGGGCGAAGGGCACTGAAAGCTCGTCCCATCCCCCCTTCCTGCGCCCGGTCGCCTCGTCGAAGCATTCCTGGAGCGCCTGGTTGCGGTCGAACTTGACCTGCGCCCACTGCACCAGCCTGGGCCGGGGGTCCAGGGGAGACGTGACCGCCCAGAAGGGCTCCCGGCTCAGCACGAGCTTCGGAAGCTTCTCGTCGCCGTAGGCCTGGAACGACTCCCGCAGCGACGATACGCCCACCACCGCCGAGGGGTCCATGAGGAGCTGGACCTGGTGGGCCAGGACGCCCAGCTCCCTGGCAATGCGCTCCGGCCGCTTGTGATCCTCCGTGAGGGCCACGATGCGGCGGAACTGCTCCTCCACGTCCTCCACGGTGGGCACCTGGTCGTTGGCCTGCCCCCGCGCGCCGCTGACGAGCTCCCTCGCGTGGGTGGCGAGGAAGGCCGCCATGCGCTTGGGCAGGAGCCGGGCGGCCCGCCCTGTCTGCACTTCATGGAAGGCGGGGCTCCAGGCGCCCAGGGAGGCCCAAGACACGGCGAGGCAGGCGGCGACGTTGAAAAGGTGGTTTCGGATCACTTGGAATCCCGCATGAACAGCCATTTTCTCATGGATCGCCCCCTCGCGTAGACTCGGCTCCATGCTTTCCCGGGACGAACTTTGGCAGCGCCTGAGCGGCGACGGTTTCTGGGCCCTTCCCTGGGCCCTGGGGGCCGCCTGCGCCGTTCCGTGGGCCCTGCCGGAAGCCTGGGACGGCAGGCTCCCCCTGGGGGCGCGGCTGGCGGGGTGGGCCGCCGTGGCCTGTTCCCTGCCCCTGGCGCCGCGCCGGCGCTGGATCGGGCTCTGCCTGGCCATCGCCCTGGCCTGGGGCACCCTGGGCGGGCTGGGGCGCCTGGCCCGGTGGGAATGCGCGCTTCCCGCGGGGCCCGCGCGGATCCGGGGCGTCCTGGCGGCGCCCTGGGCGCTGCGGGGCCGCTCCCGGGCCGGGGCCCTGCGCGTCGAAGCGCCGGAGGCCCTGCGGGGCCTGGCGCTTCCCTTGGACCTTCCCGCCTCGGGCGTGCCGCCGCCCCCGCCGGGCACCCCCGTGGCCTTCGGGGCCGACCTCCAGCGGGTGGAGGCAGGCCCCGGGTTCCTCGCCGAGCGCCCGCGGTGGCGCGCCCGGGAGGCGGGGGCCCCCCGGAGGCTGCGCCTGCCCTCGTCCCTGGTGCTGGAGGTCCTGGGCCCGCCCCGGCCCTCCCCGCTGCTGGCGCTGCGCGCCTGGGTCCACGCGAGGTTCCTCGCGCTGCCGCTCTCCGCCCCGGCCCGGGACCTCTGGGGCGCCCTCACCCTGGGCATCCCTCCCGCCCACGGGGAGGCCTTCAGCCCCTTCGTCCAGAGCGGGACCATCCACACCCTCGTCGTCTCCGGACTGCAGGTGTCCCTCGTCATGGCGGGCCTGGAGGCCCTGTGGCGGCGCGCCCTGGGCCGCGGCAGCCCCGCCGCCGCCATGGCGGGGGGCCTGGCCTACTGCGCCCTGGTGGGGTTCACCGCCCCGGTGTGGCGCGGCTTCCTCATGGGCCTCGCCTGGGCCGCGGCCAGGGGCACCGGGTGGAAGGTCCCCCAGGTCGTGACCCTCCACGGCGCGCTGGTGGCGTGGCTCCTGGTCCACCCCGCGGCCGGGTGCGATCCCGGCTTCCTCCTGTCCTGGCTCGCCCTGACCGGCCTGCTGTGGGGCAGCCGCCCCCTGGCCGGGCTCCTGGGGCCGCTGGCGGGGCGATTCGCCGGGCCCCTGGCGAGGGTGCTGGCCCCCTGGCTCTCCACGTTGCCCCTGCTGGCCCTGTTCCACGGGGGCGCTCCCCTGTGGTCCGCCGCCGCCAACCTGGCCCTCCTTCCCGTGGTGGCCGTGCTGGCGCTCCTGTGCCTCGCCCTGGTCTTCCTGCCGGCGCCCTGGGCCGTGGCGCCCCTCGGCCACGTCCTGGCCTGGGTGGGCGGGACCCTGGTGCCCGCCTTCGCCCGCGTCGTCCCCCTCGCCACGGGCACCCTCTGGCCCTGGGCCGCCCTGGGCCTGGGCTGGGTCCTCCTGGCGCAGCTCCATGCCGGGTTCCGCCGCACCCGCTGGCTCACCGCGGCCCTGGTGGCGGGCTCCCTGGGTCTGCTGGCCTCCAGGGGCACCGGAAGCCCTCCCCGCGCCTTGAGCATCGAGGCCCTGGACGTCGGCCAGGGCGATGCCCTCCTGATCCGCGTCCCGGGCGGCGACGCCACCCTGGTGGATACCGGCCCCGACGCCGGCTCCGCCCGGAGGATCGCGCGGGTCCTGGCCCGGCGCGGCGTCCGGGAGCCCCTCCACCTCATCCTCACCCATCCCCATCAGGACCACGCCGGCGGGTGGGAGGCCCTGGAGAGCCTCTGGCCCCTGGCCTCGGTGAGCCGGCCGGCCATGGCCCCGGCGAAGTGGGAGCCCTTCGGCGCCGCGCCCTCCCGGCTACGCGCCCTCCCGTTGCGCCGCGGCGACGCGTGGAACCGCGGCGGGGCCTCCTTCTCCGTGCGGTGGCCGCCGGGCCCCATGGCCCTGCGGGACGTGAACATGAACTCCCTCGTCCTGCGCGTGGCCTGGCGCGGCCGGGAACTCTGGCTCATGGGCGACGCCCTGGCCACCCAGGAGCGCGACCTCCTGGACCTGGGGGACCCCGGTCCCCCCGCCCCCGGACGGCTCCTGAAGGCCGGCCACCACGGCAGCCGCAGCGCCTCCGGATCCGCCTGGACCGCGGCCCTGGACCCGCGGCTGGCCCTGGTGTGCGCCGGCCGCGGCAACGTCTTCGGCCACCCCCACCCCGAGGCCCTGGAAGCCCTGGCCGGCGCCCACCTGTTCGTCACCGGGGACTGCCTGGGCATCCGCGCCGAGGCCGTGCCCGCGGGCTGGCTCGTGGAGACGGGCAGGGGCCGGAGCCTCCTCCTGGCCTCACCGCCCCCCGAAGACCCCCAGCCCAGCCAGGCGCGCCATCAGCTCCCGGCTCACCCGCTCATGGTTCTCCCGCCACTCCCGGTGCGCCTCGGGCCCCACGCGGTTCGCCACCGCCAGCACGGCCCCGCAGGGCACGCCCGCCTCCGCGCAGGCCGCAAAGACCCCCGTGAGCTCCAGGTGCTCCACGGCCGCCAGCTCCCCCAGGCGCCGCGCCCCCTCCTCCGTGCGCGTAATTCCCGGCGGCACCGCCACGGAATGGGCCGGGAAGGGCAGGGCCGGCACGAGGGTCGCGGGCCACCGGACGACTTCGATGGCCGGCCGGTAGGCCCGCCCCTCCAGCTCATCCAGGGAGATGGCCAGGGCCTCCGAGGCCCAGACGGCGTCCCCCGGCTGGAGCCGCGCGTCGTAGGACCCGCAGGTGCCCACGAACAGGACGCGTTCCGGATCCAGCTCCGACAGCAACCGAACGGTCGCCACCGCGGCCGTGAGCGCCCCGACGCCGGTGCAGGCCACCCGCCAGCCGGCGGGAGGGGTGGCGTCCCACCCGGCGAGTTCGGGGGGGAAGGCTGCGAGGAGGAGGGAGGGGCGGGGGGGCATGGGCCCATGGTACGACAGGGCCTTGCGGGTTGCTCCGGTCTCCTGGCCCCCAAATGAAAAGGGGCGCCTGGGCGCCCCTTCTCATCTGTCTGCCGCAGGAACTACTTCTTCTCTTCCAGGACGGCCTGGGCGGCGGCCAGGATCGCGATGGGCACGCGGTAGGGGCTGCAGCTGACGTAGTTCAGGCCCACGCGGTGGAAGAACTTCACCGAACGGGGGTCGCCGCCGTGCTCGCCGCAGACGCCCAGCTTGATGCCGGGGCGGGTGGAGCGGCCCTTTTCGCAGGCGATGCGGACCAGCTCGCCGATGCCTTCCTGGTCGAGGCTCTGGAAGGGGTCGTCCTCGAGGATCTTCTTGGAGACGTACTCGGGCAGGAAGGAGCCGGAATCGTCGCGGGAGTAGCCGAAGCCCATCTGGGTGAGGTCGTTGGTGCCGAAGGAGAAGAACTCGGCCTCGGTGGCGACCTTGTCGGCGGTGATGGCGGCGCGGGGGATCTCGATCATGGTGCCGATGGGGCAGCTGAAATCGGTTCCCTGCTCCTTGTTCACCGCGGCCAGCTCGTCCAGCATCTCGGCCTTGGTGAAGGCCAGCTCCTTGACGGTGCCGATGAGGGGAACCATGACCTCGGGCAGGGCGACGATGCCCTTCCGGCCCACGGCGATGGCGGCCTCGCTGATGGCGCGCATCTGCATGCGGATGAGCTCGGGGTAGGTGATGCCCAGGCGGCAGCCGCGGTGGCCCATCATGGGGTTGAACTCGTGCAGCTTCTCCACGCGGTGCTTGACCTCGGCGGCACTGACGCCGATGACCTTGGCCATTTCGAGCTGGCCGGCCTCGTCGTGGGGCACGAACTCGTGGAGGGGGGGATCCAGGAGGCGCACGGTGACGGGCAGGCCGTTCATGGCCTCGAAGATGCCTTCGAAGTCCTGGCGCTGGATGGGCAGGAGCTTCTTGAGGGCTTCCTTGCGGGCCTCCAGGTCCTTGGCGAGGATGAACTCGCGCACGGCGATGATGCGCTCGCCCTCGAAGAACATGTGCTCGGTGCGGCACAGGCCGATGCCCTCGGCGCCGAAGGCGCGGGCCACGTCGGAGTCGTGCGGGGTGTCGGCGTTGGTGCGGACCTTGAGCTTACGGACGGCGTTGGACCAGGTCATGATCTTCATGAACCGGCCGAACAGCTCGCTGTCCTCGGCCTTGAGCTTCTTCTCGACGAGCACCTGGTTCACTTCGGAGGGGAAGGCGCTCAGCTGGCCGGCGAAGATCTCGCCGGTGGAGCCGTCGATGGAGATGAAGTCGGTGCCGGCCTTGAGGGTGATGTCGCCGACGTTGACCGTGCCGGCCTTGACGTCGATGTTCAGGGCGGAGGCGCCGCAGACGCAGGGCTTGCCCATGCCGCGGGCGACCACGGCCGCGTGGCTGGTCATGCCGCCGCGGGCGGTGAGGATGCCGTTGGCGGCGACCATGCCGGCCAGATCCTCGGGGGAGGTCTCGATGCGGACCAGGACGACGGGACCGGTCTTGGCCAGCTCTTCGGCCTGCTCGGCGCTCAGGGCGATGCGGCCGGCGGCGGCGCCGGGGCCGGCATTCAGGCCCTTGGCCATCAGCTTGCCGTCCTTCTTGAAGGAGGCCTTCTCCTTGGGATCGAACACGGGGGCCAGCAGCTGGTTGAGGCTGTCGGGATCGATGCGGGTCAGGGCGGTGTTGCTGTCGATCATCCCCTCGTCCACCAGGTCGATGGCGATGCGGATGGAGGCCAGGGCGGTGCGCTTGCCGATGCGGGTCTGGAGCATGAACAGCTGGCCACGCTCGATGGTGAACTCCAGGTCCTGCATGTCCTTGAAGTGGCGCTCAAGGCGGTTGCAGGTGGCCAGCAGCTCCTTGAAGGCGGCGGGCATGGCCTCCTCGAGGCTCTGGTGGCCGGTGCCCTCGGCCTGGGCCTTGGTGATGGGCTGGGGGGTGCGCACGCCGGCGACCACGTCCTCGCCCTGGGCGTTGATCAGGTATTCGCCGTAGAAGTAGGGCTCGCCGGTGCCGGGGT from Geothrix sp. 21YS21S-2 includes these protein-coding regions:
- the ppdK gene encoding pyruvate, phosphate dikinase, with protein sequence MTKHVYTFGGDRNEGNATMRNLLGGKGCNLAEMAGLEIPVPPGFTVTTEVCTLYIAGGQTLPQDVKAQVLESLKWLEGNRGRKLGDVENPLLLSVRSGARVSMPGMMDTVLNLGLNDQTVEGLAKASNNPRFAYDSYRRFIMMYSDVVLGVHKDLFEHEIEKLKARTGKKLDTAITAEEWKDLTVVFKAIVQKELGKPFPQDPIEQLFGGICAVFDSWETDRAKIYRRLNRIPDDWGTAVNVQTMVFGNMGDDCGTGVAFTRDPGTGEPYFYGEYLINAQGEDVVAGVRTPQPITKAQAEGTGHQSLEEAMPAAFKELLATCNRLERHFKDMQDLEFTIERGQLFMLQTRIGKRTALASIRIAIDLVDEGMIDSNTALTRIDPDSLNQLLAPVFDPKEKASFKKDGKLMAKGLNAGPGAAAGRIALSAEQAEELAKTGPVVLVRIETSPEDLAGMVAANGILTARGGMTSHAAVVARGMGKPCVCGASALNIDVKAGTVNVGDITLKAGTDFISIDGSTGEIFAGQLSAFPSEVNQVLVEKKLKAEDSELFGRFMKIMTWSNAVRKLKVRTNADTPHDSDVARAFGAEGIGLCRTEHMFFEGERIIAVREFILAKDLEARKEALKKLLPIQRQDFEGIFEAMNGLPVTVRLLDPPLHEFVPHDEAGQLEMAKVIGVSAAEVKHRVEKLHEFNPMMGHRGCRLGITYPELIRMQMRAISEAAIAVGRKGIVALPEVMVPLIGTVKELAFTKAEMLDELAAVNKEQGTDFSCPIGTMIEIPRAAITADKVATEAEFFSFGTNDLTQMGFGYSRDDSGSFLPEYVSKKILEDDPFQSLDQEGIGELVRIACEKGRSTRPGIKLGVCGEHGGDPRSVKFFHRVGLNYVSCSPYRVPIAILAAAQAVLEEKK
- a CDS encoding phosphorylase, encoding MPPRPSLLLAAFPPELAGWDATPPAGWRVACTGVGALTAAVATVRLLSELDPERVLFVGTCGSYDARLQPGDAVWASEALAISLDELEGRAYRPAIEVVRWPATLVPALPFPAHSVAVPPGITRTEEGARRLGELAAVEHLELTGVFAACAEAGVPCGAVLAVANRVGPEAHREWRENHERVSRELMARLAGLGVFGGR